The following coding sequences lie in one Vespula pensylvanica isolate Volc-1 chromosome 7, ASM1446617v1, whole genome shotgun sequence genomic window:
- the LOC122630460 gene encoding 60S ribosomal protein L10, with amino-acid sequence MGRRPARCYRYCKNKPYPKSRFCRGVPDPKIRIFDLGKKKASVEDFPLCVHLVSDEYEQLSSEALEAGRICANKYMVKNAGKDQFHIRMRLHPFHVIRINKMLSCAGADRLQTGMRGAFGKPQGTVARVHIGQPIMSVRSSDRHKAAVIEALRRAKFKFPGRQKIYVSKKWGFTKYDRGVYEELKAFGRLAPDGCNVKYLPEHGPLEEWKKFRKVLATA; translated from the exons ATGGGGCGCCGACCAGCTAGATg TTATCGGTATTGTAAAAACAAACCTTATCCAAAATCAAGATTTTGTCGTGGTGTACCAGATCCAAAAATCCGTATTTTCGAtcttggaaagaagaaagcttCTGTAGAAGATTTTCCATTATGTGTACATTTAGTGTCTGATGAATATGAACAGCTTAGTTCAGAGGCACTTGAAGCAGGTAGAATCTGTGCCAATAAATATATGGTTAAGAATGCTGGTAAAGATCAGTTTCATATTCGTATGAGGCTTCATCCTTTCCATGTCATTCgcattaataaaatgttatcatGTGCTGGAGCTGATAG gcTCCAAACTGGTATGAGAGGGGCCTTTGGTAAACCTCAAGGTACTGTAGCTAGAGTACATATTGGACAACCTATTATGAGTGTGCGTTCATCAGATCGGCATAAGGCTGCTGTGATTGAAGCATTACGTCGTGCAAAATTTAAGTTCCCTGGTCGTCAGAAGATTTATGTATCTAAGAAATGGGGTTTTACTAAATATGACCGTGGTGTATATGAAGAATTAAAAGCATTTGGTCGTCTTGCTCCAGATGGTtgtaatgttaaatatttacctGAGCATGGACCTCttgaagaatggaaaaaattcAGGAAAGTTCTTGCTACAgcataa
- the LOC122630461 gene encoding mediator of RNA polymerase II transcription subunit 9 produces the protein METSELTEESPIRSSFTVDDLDIEILPLIYDILRSVEKDPHDTTQKAKESQDTSHKILELQKKLDSARAQIKRLPGIEYSKEEQLQKLETLRKQLRLKRELLLKYRNMCTFEVPKI, from the exons ATGGAAACTTCAGAGCTAACAGAAGAAAGTCCTATAAGAAGTTCATTTACAGTTGATGATTTAGATATTGAGATACTACCgcttatttatgatatattaagaAG tGTAGAGAAAGATCCTCATGATACAACtcaaaaagcaaaagaatcACAAGATACTAgtcataaaatattagaattacaaaaaaaattggattCTGCAAGAGCTcag atTAAACGATTACCAGGAATAGAATATAGTAAAGAAGAACAGTTACAAAAACTAGAAACACTTCGTAAACAGCTTCGGCTCAAACGTGaacttttattgaaatatcgtAATATGTGTACATTTGAAGTAcccaaaatataa
- the LOC122630464 gene encoding GTP-binding protein 1 isoform X2: protein MIDYSSIRGKNVLVSPSEDQYELLLKRLKERIHDGGSETIFDIGIAEDGSEDGLKEDEYEASVATLQSLAATLEADCVLLRQSKVDHGLTGQYLVRRRLDQQDFLEIRVAVVGNVDAGKSTLLGVLTHGELDNGRGLARQKLFRHKHEAETGRTSSVGNDILGFDSVGNVVNKPEHGSLDWVKICEKSSKVITFIDLAGHERYLKTTVFGMTGHAPDFGMLMVGANAGIVGMTKEHLGLALALSVPVFVVVTKIDMCPPNVLQENLKLLIKILKSPGCRKVPVIVKTPDDVVVSATNFVSERLCPIFQVSNVSGENLDLLKMFLNLLTARITSHDDEPAEFQIDDTYSVPGVGTVVSGTTLKGVIKLNDTLLLGPDPLGHFIPITVKSIHRKRMPVREVRGGQTASFALKKIKRSQIRKGMVMVAPALNPQACWEFEGEILVLHHPTTISSRYQAMVHCGSIRQTASIISMSQDCLRTGDKALVHFRFIKHPEYIKRGQRIVFREGRTKAVGNVSNLIPHSNTMNTQIFRINKPNKSQGRLNNSSLNQPQELNETSSAFEYQNAKQENMPQKSGTTQNKKGRGRRGRSHNLINASIQPLSEQNPPTKI, encoded by the exons ATGATAGATTATTCAAGTATCAGAGGAAAG aaTGTATTAGTTAGTCCATCGGAGGATCAATATGAGCTACTGCTTAAAAGactaaaagagagaattcATGATGGTGGAAGTGAAACAATATTTGACATTGGTATTGCAGAAG ATGGTTCAGAAGATGgattaaaagaagatgaatATGAAGCATCAGTAGCTACTTTACAATCACTTGCTGCTACATTAGAAGCTGATTGTGTACTTTTACGTCAAAGTAAAGTAGATCATGGTTTAACAGGACAATATCTAGTACGAAGACGACTGGATCAGCAAGACTTTCTAGAAATTAG AGTTGCTGTTGTTGGCAATGTGGATGCAGGAAAATCTACACTTTTAGGAGTATTAACACATGGGGAATTAGACAATGGAAGAGGTTTAGCTcgtcaaaaattatttcgtcatAAACATGAAGCTGAGACAGGAAGGACCAGCTCTGTTGGAAATGATATACTCGGATTTGATAGTGTTG gAAATGTTGTTAATAAGCCAGAACATGGTTCTTTAGATTGGGTAAAAATTTGTGAGAAATCATCTAAAGTTATAACGTTTATTGATCTTGCTGGACATGAACGGTATCTCAAAACAACTGTGTTTGGAATGACTGGACATGCTCCAGATTTTG GTATGTTAATGGTTGGAGCAAATGCTGGTATTGTTGGAATGACTAAAGAACATTTAGGATTGGCTTTGGCTCTTTCAGTGCCTGTATTTGTAGTAGTTACAAAAATTGATATGTGCCCACCAAATGTAttacaagaaaatttaaaattgCTTATAAAAATACTGAAATCACCTGGCTGTAGAAAAGTTCCAGTCATAGTAAAAACTCCAGATGATGTTGTTGTTAGTGCAACTAATTTTGTATCAGAACG atTATGTCCTATTTTCCAAGTATCTAATGTGAGTGGAGAAAATTTAGATCTTCTTAAAATGTTTCTAAATCTTTTGACTGCTAGAATAACTAGTCATGATGATGAACCAGCAGAATTTCAAATTGATGATACTTATTCTGTACCA GGTGTTGGTACTGTAGTATCAGGTACAACTTTGAAAggtgtaataaaattaaatgatactTTATTATTGGGGCCTGATCCTTTAGGACATTTCATACCTATTACTGTAAAAAGTATCCACAGAAAAAGAATGCCAGTTCGTGAAGTAAGAGGAGGTCAAACAGCAAGTTTTgctttgaaaaagataaaaagatcaCAAATTAGAAAAGGCATGGTGATGGTTGCACCAGCTTTAAATCCACAAGCTTGCTGGGAATTTGAAGGTGAAATCTTGGTGTTACATCATCCTACAACAATCAGTTCTCGATATCAAGCAATGg TTCACTGTGGCAGTATAAGACAAACTGCTTCTATTATCTCAATGTCTCAAGATTGTTTAAGAACAGGAGATAAAGCATTAGTACACTTCAGATTTATAAAACATCCTGAATATATAAAGCGTGGTCAACGAATAGTTTTCAGAGAAGGTCGTACTAAAGCAGTAGGAAATGTATCAAACCTTATTCCTCATTCTAACACTATGAATACACAAATATTCAGAATTAACAAACCAAATAAGTCACAAGGCAGATTGAATAATTCTTCTCTTAATCAA CCACaagaattaaatgaaacgaGTTCAGCATTTGAATATCAGAAtgcaaaacaagaaaatatgcCACAAAAATCTGGCAcaacacaaaataaaaaaggtagAGGTCGAAGAGGTAGATCTCACAATCTTATTAATGCTAGTATACAACCTCTATCAGAGCAAAACCCTCCcacaaaaatataa
- the LOC122630464 gene encoding GTP-binding protein 1 isoform X1 has protein sequence MSGTASIITSTLAQPSEKEHASATMIDYSSIRGKNVLVSPSEDQYELLLKRLKERIHDGGSETIFDIGIAEDGSEDGLKEDEYEASVATLQSLAATLEADCVLLRQSKVDHGLTGQYLVRRRLDQQDFLEIRVAVVGNVDAGKSTLLGVLTHGELDNGRGLARQKLFRHKHEAETGRTSSVGNDILGFDSVGNVVNKPEHGSLDWVKICEKSSKVITFIDLAGHERYLKTTVFGMTGHAPDFGMLMVGANAGIVGMTKEHLGLALALSVPVFVVVTKIDMCPPNVLQENLKLLIKILKSPGCRKVPVIVKTPDDVVVSATNFVSERLCPIFQVSNVSGENLDLLKMFLNLLTARITSHDDEPAEFQIDDTYSVPGVGTVVSGTTLKGVIKLNDTLLLGPDPLGHFIPITVKSIHRKRMPVREVRGGQTASFALKKIKRSQIRKGMVMVAPALNPQACWEFEGEILVLHHPTTISSRYQAMVHCGSIRQTASIISMSQDCLRTGDKALVHFRFIKHPEYIKRGQRIVFREGRTKAVGNVSNLIPHSNTMNTQIFRINKPNKSQGRLNNSSLNQPQELNETSSAFEYQNAKQENMPQKSGTTQNKKGRGRRGRSHNLINASIQPLSEQNPPTKI, from the exons ATGTCAGGTACTGCTTCAATTATAACGTCTACTCTTGCACAACCTTCGGAGAAGGAACATGCATCTGCAACTATGATAGATTATTCAAGTATCAGAGGAAAG aaTGTATTAGTTAGTCCATCGGAGGATCAATATGAGCTACTGCTTAAAAGactaaaagagagaattcATGATGGTGGAAGTGAAACAATATTTGACATTGGTATTGCAGAAG ATGGTTCAGAAGATGgattaaaagaagatgaatATGAAGCATCAGTAGCTACTTTACAATCACTTGCTGCTACATTAGAAGCTGATTGTGTACTTTTACGTCAAAGTAAAGTAGATCATGGTTTAACAGGACAATATCTAGTACGAAGACGACTGGATCAGCAAGACTTTCTAGAAATTAG AGTTGCTGTTGTTGGCAATGTGGATGCAGGAAAATCTACACTTTTAGGAGTATTAACACATGGGGAATTAGACAATGGAAGAGGTTTAGCTcgtcaaaaattatttcgtcatAAACATGAAGCTGAGACAGGAAGGACCAGCTCTGTTGGAAATGATATACTCGGATTTGATAGTGTTG gAAATGTTGTTAATAAGCCAGAACATGGTTCTTTAGATTGGGTAAAAATTTGTGAGAAATCATCTAAAGTTATAACGTTTATTGATCTTGCTGGACATGAACGGTATCTCAAAACAACTGTGTTTGGAATGACTGGACATGCTCCAGATTTTG GTATGTTAATGGTTGGAGCAAATGCTGGTATTGTTGGAATGACTAAAGAACATTTAGGATTGGCTTTGGCTCTTTCAGTGCCTGTATTTGTAGTAGTTACAAAAATTGATATGTGCCCACCAAATGTAttacaagaaaatttaaaattgCTTATAAAAATACTGAAATCACCTGGCTGTAGAAAAGTTCCAGTCATAGTAAAAACTCCAGATGATGTTGTTGTTAGTGCAACTAATTTTGTATCAGAACG atTATGTCCTATTTTCCAAGTATCTAATGTGAGTGGAGAAAATTTAGATCTTCTTAAAATGTTTCTAAATCTTTTGACTGCTAGAATAACTAGTCATGATGATGAACCAGCAGAATTTCAAATTGATGATACTTATTCTGTACCA GGTGTTGGTACTGTAGTATCAGGTACAACTTTGAAAggtgtaataaaattaaatgatactTTATTATTGGGGCCTGATCCTTTAGGACATTTCATACCTATTACTGTAAAAAGTATCCACAGAAAAAGAATGCCAGTTCGTGAAGTAAGAGGAGGTCAAACAGCAAGTTTTgctttgaaaaagataaaaagatcaCAAATTAGAAAAGGCATGGTGATGGTTGCACCAGCTTTAAATCCACAAGCTTGCTGGGAATTTGAAGGTGAAATCTTGGTGTTACATCATCCTACAACAATCAGTTCTCGATATCAAGCAATGg TTCACTGTGGCAGTATAAGACAAACTGCTTCTATTATCTCAATGTCTCAAGATTGTTTAAGAACAGGAGATAAAGCATTAGTACACTTCAGATTTATAAAACATCCTGAATATATAAAGCGTGGTCAACGAATAGTTTTCAGAGAAGGTCGTACTAAAGCAGTAGGAAATGTATCAAACCTTATTCCTCATTCTAACACTATGAATACACAAATATTCAGAATTAACAAACCAAATAAGTCACAAGGCAGATTGAATAATTCTTCTCTTAATCAA CCACaagaattaaatgaaacgaGTTCAGCATTTGAATATCAGAAtgcaaaacaagaaaatatgcCACAAAAATCTGGCAcaacacaaaataaaaaaggtagAGGTCGAAGAGGTAGATCTCACAATCTTATTAATGCTAGTATACAACCTCTATCAGAGCAAAACCCTCCcacaaaaatataa
- the LOC122630465 gene encoding josephin-2 isoform X2 — MVANTGSDMTGSIYHERQVKELCALHALNNLFQERGFNKQELDQICYSLSPAMWINPHKSLLGLGNYDINVIMAALQRRGREAVWFDKRKDPKCLCLDKIEGFILNVPTEYKLGFVLLPLKRRHWIALKKIHGAFYNLDSKLDTPQLIGKDNELLIYLKDQIDSKEKELFLVVSKEIDSNQGWLMEPYEIKEDNNTDHDSIR; from the exons ATGGTGGCAAATACAGGAAGTGATATGACTGGATCTATTTATCATGAAAgacaa GTAAAAGAGCTTTGTGCTCTACAtgcattaaataatttatttcaagaaaGGGGTTTTAATAAGCAAGAATTAGATCAAATTTGCTATAGCTTAAGTCCTGCAATGTGGATTAATCCTCACAAATCTTTACTAGGACTTGGAAATTACGacattaatgttattatgGCTGCATTACAACGAAGAGGTCGTGAAGCAGTTTGGTTTGATAAACGCAA GGATCCAAAGTGTCTTTGCCTTGACAAAATTGAaggttttatattaaatgttcCAACAGAATATAAATTGGGTTTTGTGTTACTCCCATTGAAAAGGCGCCATTGGATTGccttgaaaaaaattcatggtGCCTTTTATAATTTAGATTCAAAGTTAGATACACCACAACTTATAGGAAAA GATAATgaattacttatatatctaAAGGACCAAATAGACAGTAAGGAAAAGGAATTATTTCTTGTTGTCtctaaagaaatagatagtAATCAAGGATGGTTAATGGAGCcatatgaaattaaagaagataataatactgATCATGATTCAATCAG ATAA
- the LOC122630465 gene encoding josephin-2 isoform X1, producing MVANTGSDMTGSIYHERQVKELCALHALNNLFQERGFNKQELDQICYSLSPAMWINPHKSLLGLGNYDINVIMAALQRRGREAVWFDKRKDPKCLCLDKIEGFILNVPTEYKLGFVLLPLKRRHWIALKKIHGAFYNLDSKLDTPQLIGKDNELLIYLKDQIDSKEKELFLVVSKEIDSNQGWLMEPYEIKEDNNTDHDSIRYIEDGYPSDIDLKKSESKEMNENEELICNKNTR from the exons ATGGTGGCAAATACAGGAAGTGATATGACTGGATCTATTTATCATGAAAgacaa GTAAAAGAGCTTTGTGCTCTACAtgcattaaataatttatttcaagaaaGGGGTTTTAATAAGCAAGAATTAGATCAAATTTGCTATAGCTTAAGTCCTGCAATGTGGATTAATCCTCACAAATCTTTACTAGGACTTGGAAATTACGacattaatgttattatgGCTGCATTACAACGAAGAGGTCGTGAAGCAGTTTGGTTTGATAAACGCAA GGATCCAAAGTGTCTTTGCCTTGACAAAATTGAaggttttatattaaatgttcCAACAGAATATAAATTGGGTTTTGTGTTACTCCCATTGAAAAGGCGCCATTGGATTGccttgaaaaaaattcatggtGCCTTTTATAATTTAGATTCAAAGTTAGATACACCACAACTTATAGGAAAA GATAATgaattacttatatatctaAAGGACCAAATAGACAGTAAGGAAAAGGAATTATTTCTTGTTGTCtctaaagaaatagatagtAATCAAGGATGGTTAATGGAGCcatatgaaattaaagaagataataatactgATCATGATTCAATCAGGTATATTGAAGATGGTTATCCATCAgatatagatttaaaaaaatcagaatctaaagaaatgaatgaaaatgaagaattaatatgtaataaaaatactagATAA
- the LOC122630517 gene encoding probable cytosolic Fe-S cluster assembly factor AGAP009023 isoform X1, with translation MASRFSGTLQITNLDDFITPSQECIKPVEIKTSKSKTGAKIKIEEDGTYYSLKEDNIPEKLEKVEITLADCLACSGCITSAESVLVSQQCPEDLLRVFQEKVEQQQNEKNGCSTFIVVSLSIQPILSMAQRYELKPEQALHKLAGYFYKLGADIVLDMSIADDFALLESAKEFVERYKVTKEGTEKQLPMLASSCPGWVCYAEKTHGHFILPYISVTKSPQQIMGSLVKYHLAENMGLSPEQVYHVTVMPCYDKKLEASREDFYNHQKSTRDVDCVITSIELEQMLNESHLTLNDIEDGEIKKPFGSCRDKTDNDLWSHKGSGSGGYADFIFHYAAKHLFDENDVTLEFKHLRNPDFQEAILEKNGKVLLRFAIANGFRNIQNLVQKLKRGKCPYDYVEVMACPCGCLNGGAQIRSQDNIQPRELALKLEAMYHDLSISIPEENLAVHKLYKTWLGGENTDKATAYLHTQYHEIEKMNTALAIKW, from the exons atgGCATCACGATTTAGTGGCACTttacaaattacaaatttagaTGATTTCATAACTCCATCACAG GAATGCATAAAGCCAGTTGAAATCAAAACATCCAAAAGCAAAACAGGtgccaaaataaaaattgaagaagatggaacttattattcattaaaagag GATAATATTCcagaaaaattggaaaaagttGAAATTACGTTAGCAGATTGTTTAGCATGTAGTGGATGCATTACTTCTGCTGAAAGCGTATTAGTTTCGCAACAATGTCCTGAGGATCTTTTAAGagtttttcaagaaaaagtagaaCAGCAACAG aatgagaaaaatggaTGTTCAACATTTATAGTAGTAAGTTTGTCTATTCAACCAATATTATCCATGGCACAACGTTATGAGTTAAAACCAGAACAAGCTTTACATAAGCTTGCTGGATACTTTTACAAGTTAGGAGCAGATATAGTTTTAGATATGAGTATTGCTGATGATTTTGCACTTCTAGAATCTGCAAAGGAGTTTGTTGAACGTTATAAAGTTACAAAAGAAGGCACTGAAAAACAATTACCAATGTTAGCATCTTCATGCCCag GTTGGGTATGTTATGCTGAGAAGACTCATggtcattttattttaccatATATAAGTGTAACAAAATCACCACAACAAATTATGGGATCATTAGTTAAGTATCATTTAGCTGAAAATATGGGTCTTTCACCAGAACAAGTATATCATGTTACTGTTATGCCCtgttatgataaaaaattagaagccTCTAgagaagatttttataatcatcaaAAGAGTACAAGAGATGTGGATTGTGTTATTACATCAA TTGAACTGGAGCAAATGCTGAATGAAAGTCATTTAACTTTGAATGATATAGAAGATGGAGAAATTAAGAAACCTTTTGGGTCATGCAGAGATAAAACAGATAATGATTTATGGAGTCATAAAGGATCTGGATCTGGTGGTTAtgcagattttatttttcattatgcTGCAAAGCATTTGTTTGATGAAAATGATGTAACATTAGAATTCAAACATCTAAGAAATCCTGATTTCCAAGAAgcaattttagaaaaaaatggaaaagttttattaagaTTTGCAATAGCAAATGGATTTAGGAATATACAAAACCTTGtccaaaaattaaaaagaggaaaatgtcCTTATGATTATGTGGAAGTTATGGCATGTCCTTGTG gATGTTTAAATGGTGGTGCACAAATAAGGTCTCAAGATAATATTCAACCTCGAGAACTTGCATTAAAACTTGAAGCCATGTATCATGATCTATCAATAAGTATACCTGAAGAAAATCTAGCtgtacataaattatataaaacgtgGTTGGGTGGAGAAAATACAGATAAAGCTACAGCTTATCTTCATACACAATAtcatgaaatagaaaaaatgaatacagCTCTTGCAATTAAGTggtaa
- the LOC122630517 gene encoding probable cytosolic Fe-S cluster assembly factor AGAP009023 isoform X2, translated as MFNIYSKSAKEFVERYKVTKEGTEKQLPMLASSCPGWVCYAEKTHGHFILPYISVTKSPQQIMGSLVKYHLAENMGLSPEQVYHVTVMPCYDKKLEASREDFYNHQKSTRDVDCVITSIELEQMLNESHLTLNDIEDGEIKKPFGSCRDKTDNDLWSHKGSGSGGYADFIFHYAAKHLFDENDVTLEFKHLRNPDFQEAILEKNGKVLLRFAIANGFRNIQNLVQKLKRGKCPYDYVEVMACPCGCLNGGAQIRSQDNIQPRELALKLEAMYHDLSISIPEENLAVHKLYKTWLGGENTDKATAYLHTQYHEIEKMNTALAIKW; from the exons aTGTTCAACATTTATAGTA AATCTGCAAAGGAGTTTGTTGAACGTTATAAAGTTACAAAAGAAGGCACTGAAAAACAATTACCAATGTTAGCATCTTCATGCCCag GTTGGGTATGTTATGCTGAGAAGACTCATggtcattttattttaccatATATAAGTGTAACAAAATCACCACAACAAATTATGGGATCATTAGTTAAGTATCATTTAGCTGAAAATATGGGTCTTTCACCAGAACAAGTATATCATGTTACTGTTATGCCCtgttatgataaaaaattagaagccTCTAgagaagatttttataatcatcaaAAGAGTACAAGAGATGTGGATTGTGTTATTACATCAA TTGAACTGGAGCAAATGCTGAATGAAAGTCATTTAACTTTGAATGATATAGAAGATGGAGAAATTAAGAAACCTTTTGGGTCATGCAGAGATAAAACAGATAATGATTTATGGAGTCATAAAGGATCTGGATCTGGTGGTTAtgcagattttatttttcattatgcTGCAAAGCATTTGTTTGATGAAAATGATGTAACATTAGAATTCAAACATCTAAGAAATCCTGATTTCCAAGAAgcaattttagaaaaaaatggaaaagttttattaagaTTTGCAATAGCAAATGGATTTAGGAATATACAAAACCTTGtccaaaaattaaaaagaggaaaatgtcCTTATGATTATGTGGAAGTTATGGCATGTCCTTGTG gATGTTTAAATGGTGGTGCACAAATAAGGTCTCAAGATAATATTCAACCTCGAGAACTTGCATTAAAACTTGAAGCCATGTATCATGATCTATCAATAAGTATACCTGAAGAAAATCTAGCtgtacataaattatataaaacgtgGTTGGGTGGAGAAAATACAGATAAAGCTACAGCTTATCTTCATACACAATAtcatgaaatagaaaaaatgaatacagCTCTTGCAATTAAGTggtaa
- the LOC122630518 gene encoding dynein axonemal light chain 4, whose protein sequence is MTEVKKDDVVKILHTYPLCRKCDMSDEMKQEAMELCVTAAEKYADNYESVSRMIKETMDKKFGASWHTVVGEGYGFEITYQLKHLLYMYCAGNLAICIWKSA, encoded by the exons atgacaGAAGTGAAAAAAGACGACGTTGTCAAAATTCTACACACTTATCCACTCTGCAGA AAATGTGATATGTCCGATGAGATGAAACAAGAAGCAATGGAACTATGCGTGACAGCTGCAGAAAAATATGCCGATAATTATGAGAGTGTTTCTCGAATGATCAAAGAAACGATGGATAAAAAATTTGGAGCTTCTTGGCATACGGTTGTCGGAGAAGGTTATGGATTCGAGATAACGTATCAattgaaacatttattatatatgtattgcgCTGGTAATTTAGCAATATGTATTTGGAAATCtgcataa